In Spirosoma pollinicola, the genomic window AGGGTACGCCCTGACACGCTCATCGCAGGAGCGGGCGTATGATACCTATTCGCAGGATGTCGTAGGCAAGCAACTGGTCTACGTTCCCATCCACACCGAAACACTCAATGCCTATTTGCAGCGTGGTCAAACGCGCCTGACTATACAAACGCAGGCCAGTTCGCGCCGGTACATCACCTTCGACAATAGTCAGTTTTTTAAGGGCGTTGCACTAACGAATCTACTTCTGGAAACAACAACTAAACTCGGCCCGGTCCCCATTCGGCTACAGGGTCAAATCAATAATGTATTCGATGCCTTATCGTTCAGTGTGAAGCGGAATGCTTTGCCGGGACGAAACTGGGCGCTCAATGTTCTTATCAATTTTTCGTCTAACTAAATCATGAAGTACCAATCAACGAAAAGAATTGCGCTTGGCTTGCTGGCCCTTAGCGTTTGGAATTGTAAAACAACTGATCCCGATCCGATTCCTTATGAATCAGGCGTATTTATATTGAATGCTGGCAATTTTAGTGATAACAACGGAACAATTTCGTTTCTGTCGCGTACTGGCAATACGGTTGCAACGAATATTCTGCAGGCCGCCAATCCATCCTTACTCCCAAGCGGGGGGGTACAGGGCTATACCGAAGTGAATGGTAAAGGGCTGATTCTAGTCGATAACACGGCTGCAAGTCAGGATAAAGTAGAGATTGTTGAATCTGGTACATTTAAGTCACGTGCTACGTTGAAATCGCCGGATATCGAGAACCCACGTCAGGTGATTTCGGCCGGGCCTAATAAAGCCTACATAAGTTGCTGGGATGTTTCAGGTTCTGGCGGGGCATTCTATAAAGACCCCGGTTATATTGCGGTTGTTGATCTGAACACAAGTACAGTGGTAAAAAAAATACCGGCGGTGAAAGGTGTAGAGAAAATGGTTATTGCCGGAACTGAAGCATTTGTTGGAAGCAACACCTACAGTGGCGATAAAACGCTCCTAATCATTGACCTGAATACCGACACCGAAAAACAACGTATTGCTTTTGGGTCAACTCCTGAACCATTGGCCCTGGATGCAACAGGTAAATTATGGATTCAGACGGGTAATGATCTAGTTCAGCTTGATCCTCAAACCCGACTGATTGCCAAACGATTGACCTTCGCCAGTGCACCCGGGTCGGTTACCTTTAGTACAGATAAACGTTCGTTCATTTATACGTTAAACGGTAAAACATACCGGTTGCCTGTAGACGCCAATTCTGCTTTGGGTAGCCAGATTTTGGCTCGCTCATTTAGCTCGCTTGGCATCGATCCGCAAACCAAACGAATTTACGGCAGCGTTATTCCTTCTTATAAACAGGCGGGTTATGTGCTTCGATACGAGGAAAGTGGGGCGCTAATTGACTCTGTTAAGGCAGAAATTGCCCCATCGGGCTTTTACTTCCGATGAGCCGTCAACCGGCTATTATGAACTGGAGCGGGGGCAAAGATTCGGCTCTCGCTCTGTATCATAGTTTTCGTTCAGAGCGTTGGCACATACAAACGTTGCTGACCAGCGTTAACGAAGAGTATGGTCGGGTGAGTATGCACGGCGTCCGAACGGAGTTGATGACGGCTCAGGCTGAACGGTTGGGCATTCCATTGCAGCTATTACGTTTTTCGGGCAATGTGTCGATGGAGGTATATGACGCTCAGATGCAGAGGAGGCTTCAGGAGCTTTCCCGGAAAGGAATTACCCATTCCATCTTTGGCGATATTTTTCTGGAAGACCTGCGCCTGTATCGGGAAACACAGTTGCAACGGGTAAATCTCAGGGGCGAATTTCCGCTCTGGCAGCGAAACACCACCGAACTGGTTCATGAATTTTTGGATTTGGGCTTCAAAGCGGTGCTTGTCTGCGTCAATGAAAAGCACTTAAACGCTGATTTCCTGGGTCGCGAACTTGATCTGGACTTATTGAAAGATCTGCCCCGAACAGTCGACCCTTGTGGCGAAAATGGTGAGTATCATTCCTTTGTCTACGATGGCCCCATCTTTTCCAGTCCTGTTTCGTTTACAAAAGGAGAATCTGTTCGTCGAATATATACTACATCTGGCAGCACCGACTGCCACGCCGATCAACCCGATACCCGTTGGGATACTGGGTTCTGGTACCAGGATTTGATTCTTCAGTAATTATGTACAACGGACGGGGTCGCCCGCTCGGTGGTAATCCGTTCGTTGTACATCAACCGGGTATCTCGCAACTCGAATCCCAAAAAATAGTACATAAAGGCGTGCCACGGCTTCAATCGTAGCACGCCTTTATGCTTTCGTACTAAACTCAATTGAAATCTTGGATATGAACCTGTATATTTTCATCCAATTTGAGGATATTTCACTAACTCGGGTCTTCTAACAACAAACAGTATTCATCACTTTATGAAACGTAGAGAAGCCATACAAAAAGCGGCCCTTATGATGGGGGGAATTCTGTCGGCTCCCACGCTGGCGGGCGCTATGGGACGTGTGACGAACACAGGCCCAAGCGTGCTGGTCTCACCCGACCAGGAAGCCCTGCTTGCCGAAGTCGCCGATGTTATCATCCCGACCACTTCGACGCCGGGTGCTAAAGCAGCTGGTGCCGAAAAGTTCATTGTACGCGTCATGCGCGACTGCTATCCCAAAGCCGATCAGGATAAATTTTATGCGGGGTTAGCCAAGCTGGATGCCGACAGTAAAACCAAATTCAGCAAAGGCTTCGCTGCGCTGGACACGGCTCAGAAAAACGAAATGGTTAAACAGACCATGACGGCAGACAAGCCTTTTTTCATGCGCATGAAAGAGCTAACGACCACCGGGTATTTCACCTCAGAAATCGGCGCGACAAAAGCCCTCGAATACCTGCCTGTACCGGGACAATTTAATGGATGTATGCCGCTCAAACCCGGTCAGAAGACGTGGGCTCTTTAAAACTTAATAATGTACGATGACTAATCTAAAACGAATAATGATTCTTGTAAGCCATTATCAATTTTCCATTAGTCATTATCCAGTCAAAAACTCATGAACCTCAATATAGATTCTATAAAGGACCAGACATACGATGCCATTGTCATCGGGTCGGGAATATCGGGCGGTTGGGCGTCAAAAGAACTGACCGAAAAGGGTCTTCGCGTGTTGATGCTCGAAAAAGGGCACCAGCTTGAACACGTGAAAGATTACGAGTATGCCATGAAAGACCCTTGGCAAACCCAATACAATGGTCGGCTCACGGAGGAGCAAAAGGCGTCGCACCCCAAACTGGCGCGGGATTATCCGTATAACGAGATGACCCAGAATTACTGGATGAAAGACACCGATTCGCTTTATAAAGAAGAGAAGCGTTTCGACTGGTATCGGCCAAATATCGTGGGTGGTAAATCCATTATGTGGGGTCGGCAAACATATCGTCTGAGTGATATTGATTTCGGCGCGAACGAAAAAGACGGTATTGCGGTCGACTGGCCCATTCGGTATAAAGATGTTGCACCCTGGTATTCGTATGTCGAAAAGTTCGTGGGTATCTCGGGCGAAAAGCTGAACCTGCCTCAACTGCCCGACAGCGAGTTTCTGCCACCCATGGAAATGTATTGTGTGGAAAAAGAGGTGCGCAAACGGATCGAGAAAAACTTCCCCGGCCGGACCATGACCATTGGGCGGGTAGCTAACCTGTCGAAGGCGGGTCAGGCGCAACTGGGTGTTGGTCGCGCTCCGTGTCAGTATCGTAACAAATGCTCGCTGGGTTGCCCATACGGGGCTTACTTCAGCACGCAGTCGTGTACCTTACCGCCAGCCGCCAAAACAGGTCGGTTGACGCTTCGTCCCGATTCGGTCGTTACCGAGATTCTGTACGACGAGAATAAGAAAAAGGCCACTGGCGTGCGTATCGTTGATGCCGTGACCATGCAGAGCAAAGAATATAACGCCAGCATTGTTTTCGTATGCGGCAGTACGCTTGGCTCAACGTCGGTTCTGTTGAACTCCAAATCGGCTCGCTTCCCGAACGGGATGGGGAACGATTCCGGCGAACTTGGCCACAACCTGATGGATCACCACTTCCGCATTGGTGCCTCGGGCGATTGGGAAGGCGATCTGGATAAATACTACATTGGTCGGCGGGCCAACGGTATTTACGTACCACGTTACCGCAACATAGGCAACGACAAGCGTGATTACATTCGTGGATTCGGCTACCAGGGTGGAGGCAGTCGGCAGGGCTGGCAGCGTAACATTGCCGAAATGAGCTTCGGGGCCGATTACAAAGAAGAACTCACCAAGCCCGGCCCCTGGACAATGGGATTGGGTGGTTTTGGCGAAACGTTGCCCTACCACGAAAACCGCATGTACCTCGACAAAAACGACAAAGACAAATGGGGTATGCCGCTCGTTGTGTTCGACGCTGAGTTGAAGGAGAACGAGAAGAAAATGCGGGTAGATATGATGAACGACGCTAAAGAAATGCTGGAATCGGCAGGCGTCAAAAACGTCAGATCCTACGACCGGGGTTCTTATCTGGGTATGGCCATTCATGAAATGGGTACGGCTCGCATGGGCCGCGACCCCAAAACATCGGTTGTGAATGCCAATAACCAGCTTCATGGGGTCAAAAACGTATTCGTAACCGATGGTGCTTGCATGACCTCGGCGTCCTGCGTTAACCCATCGCTGACCTACATGGCGCTAACAGCAAGAGCCGCTGATTTTGCCGTGAAGGAAATGAAGCGGAAGAGTATTTAATGAATAGATACACGTATCCCCCGTCGTGCCAGAAACCGGTTACGGCGGGGGATATTTGTCAAATGAGAGGGATATTTTTTGCCGTAAATTGATACTTGGTTGATACAATGCCACTTATATAACAGAAGGTTTTCTCTTTTACAGCTTTACTTTTCTAAACTAGTTATGCAATGAAATACTCAATGTGTACCCTTCTCGTTTTGGTGGGCTTGATCAACTCGACTACTTTATTGGCTCAGGTTAAGGTCACTACCGAGATCAATGGGGATGCCGCTACTGGCAAACAATTTATTCAGGCCAAAGCGATTGGTGGGTCTGGCAACTACAGTTACGCTTGGGGGCTAACCACGCCAGGTGCCGTTCCGCCAAATAATGCGTCAGAAGTTTTGCTGGTACCAGCTCAAGAAGCTGAATACATCGTCTTTGTCCGGGACAAGGAGACGGGCGCCAGTGCTTATTCGACGGTAGTAGTGAAAGCACTGGCTGTGAACGAAAAGCACCTGATTAGAATGCCTGGTGAAGATTATAAAGTGATTTTCCATTATTCGGATTCGGCAATAGGAGCGCTTCCGGCTCAACGAAGGAATAAGTGGTTTCGCTACGACACTAGAGATTAGCTGATACTATAAATCATTAGCAGGTTAACATAAAGCCAGTAGCTTTTGCAAAAGTTGGTACTGCTACAAACTGGCTCGTTGAAGAGGAAGTTTTAACTAATGATTGGGTCTTTACATTTATATAATCCAGTCCAGACCAGTACTATAACTGCATTTACGTAAAATGATTATTACGGAGACAAGTCAATCTATATCCTCAATTGAAAATTCGAAAATTTATACTATTTGACCAAATGCAATTTCGGGTGGGTTATTCCATATAAAATAGCAGTAGACTAATTATCTTTATTGAAGTAGCCAGCTTGTGGCTTCTGCGATAACCTTTTCAGCAACCACTACTTCATCGACCTGAATGGAGGAGCCGTAACCTTGTTTAGATCGGTTGGCCATCGTAGACTGAGTCAAATTTAAAAGTGCACCATCACTCAGCCTGTTGGTTGCAT contains:
- a CDS encoding YncE family protein, giving the protein MKYQSTKRIALGLLALSVWNCKTTDPDPIPYESGVFILNAGNFSDNNGTISFLSRTGNTVATNILQAANPSLLPSGGVQGYTEVNGKGLILVDNTAASQDKVEIVESGTFKSRATLKSPDIENPRQVISAGPNKAYISCWDVSGSGGAFYKDPGYIAVVDLNTSTVVKKIPAVKGVEKMVIAGTEAFVGSNTYSGDKTLLIIDLNTDTEKQRIAFGSTPEPLALDATGKLWIQTGNDLVQLDPQTRLIAKRLTFASAPGSVTFSTDKRSFIYTLNGKTYRLPVDANSALGSQILARSFSSLGIDPQTKRIYGSVIPSYKQAGYVLRYEESGALIDSVKAEIAPSGFYFR
- a CDS encoding gluconate 2-dehydrogenase subunit 3 family protein — its product is MKRREAIQKAALMMGGILSAPTLAGAMGRVTNTGPSVLVSPDQEALLAEVADVIIPTTSTPGAKAAGAEKFIVRVMRDCYPKADQDKFYAGLAKLDADSKTKFSKGFAALDTAQKNEMVKQTMTADKPFFMRMKELTTTGYFTSEIGATKALEYLPVPGQFNGCMPLKPGQKTWAL
- a CDS encoding Dph6-related ATP pyrophosphatase; translated protein: MSRQPAIMNWSGGKDSALALYHSFRSERWHIQTLLTSVNEEYGRVSMHGVRTELMTAQAERLGIPLQLLRFSGNVSMEVYDAQMQRRLQELSRKGITHSIFGDIFLEDLRLYRETQLQRVNLRGEFPLWQRNTTELVHEFLDLGFKAVLVCVNEKHLNADFLGRELDLDLLKDLPRTVDPCGENGEYHSFVYDGPIFSSPVSFTKGESVRRIYTTSGSTDCHADQPDTRWDTGFWYQDLILQ
- a CDS encoding GMC oxidoreductase, with amino-acid sequence MNLNIDSIKDQTYDAIVIGSGISGGWASKELTEKGLRVLMLEKGHQLEHVKDYEYAMKDPWQTQYNGRLTEEQKASHPKLARDYPYNEMTQNYWMKDTDSLYKEEKRFDWYRPNIVGGKSIMWGRQTYRLSDIDFGANEKDGIAVDWPIRYKDVAPWYSYVEKFVGISGEKLNLPQLPDSEFLPPMEMYCVEKEVRKRIEKNFPGRTMTIGRVANLSKAGQAQLGVGRAPCQYRNKCSLGCPYGAYFSTQSCTLPPAAKTGRLTLRPDSVVTEILYDENKKKATGVRIVDAVTMQSKEYNASIVFVCGSTLGSTSVLLNSKSARFPNGMGNDSGELGHNLMDHHFRIGASGDWEGDLDKYYIGRRANGIYVPRYRNIGNDKRDYIRGFGYQGGGSRQGWQRNIAEMSFGADYKEELTKPGPWTMGLGGFGETLPYHENRMYLDKNDKDKWGMPLVVFDAELKENEKKMRVDMMNDAKEMLESAGVKNVRSYDRGSYLGMAIHEMGTARMGRDPKTSVVNANNQLHGVKNVFVTDGACMTSASCVNPSLTYMALTARAADFAVKEMKRKSI